The Saliniramus fredricksonii genome segment GCTCGCATCGGTGATCGGACAGGGGGGGGACCTGGCCGAATCGGCGCTCAAGCGGCATTTCGACGTCAAGGATTCCGGCAGTCTCATCCCGGGCCATGGCGGCGTGATGGATCGGCTCGATGCGTTCTTCGCCGTCTGTCTGCTGGTCGGCCTGATGCTGCTGGGGCTGTCGCCCTTCGGGATCGGCGCCGGATGAGGCCCGATGTACGAGCCCGACGCTGACGGAGAAGAGCGAGGCGATGACACGCAAACTCATCCTGCTCGGTGCGACCGGCTCGATCGGTCGATCGGCCCGCGACGTGATCGCCCGTCACCGCGACGCCTTCACGGTCACCGCGGTGGTGGGGGGCTCGGACGCGCCGGCGCTGGCCGCAGCCGCCCGCGAGACCGGCGCACGCTATGCCGCGCTCGCCGACGGCGCCGCCCTGCCGGCCCTGCGTGAGGCGCTTGCGGGCAGCGGCATCGCCTGCGGTGCGGGGGAGGGGGCCGTCATGGAGGCGGTTGCGTACGAGGCCGATCTCGTGCTGGCAGCCATAGCGGGGACGGCGGGTCTGCGCCCGACTGCGGCGGCGATCCGTCCGGGGCGCGCTATCGCGCTGGCCAACAAGGAAAGCCTCGTGAGTGCGGGCGCCGCCTTCATGCAGGCTGCTTCGCGGGCCGGGGTGGCGGTGCTGCCGGTCGATTCAGAGCATAACGCCCTGGCCCAGGCTCTGGGCAACGGCGCGCTGGACGACGTCAGCGCGATGACGCTGACCGCGTCGGGCGGGCCGTTCCGGACATGGTCGCGCGAGGCCATCGCCGCCGCCGGGCCGCAGGAGGCGTCGAAGCATCCCAACTGGTCGATGGGGGCCAAGGTCACGATCGATTCGGCGACGCTCATGAACAAGGGCCTCGAACTGATCGAGGCCCATCATCTTTTCGGGCTGGAGGCCGCGCGGCTCGACGTGCTCGTGCACCCGCAATCGATCGTGCACGGGCTGGTGAGCTGGCGCGACGGTGCGGTGACGGCGGGGCTGGCGGCGCCGGATATGCGCGTGCCCATCGCCCATGCGCTGGCACCGCCGGGGATGCGGCTCGACACCGCGCTGCCACGCCTTGATCTGGCCGCGATTGCGGCGTTGAGCTTCGAGAAGCCGGATCTGGAGCGGTTTCCCTGTCTCGGGCTCGCCATGGCGGCTCTGGCGGATGGCGGCGCGCATCCCACCATCCTCAATGCGGCCAACGAGATCGCAGTCGCCGCCTTCATTGCCGGTCGGCTGGATTTTTATGGTATCGCGGTAAGTGTCGAGAAGGTTTGTTCGCGTATGGTGGCTTCAGAGCGCGAGGCGCCCGATAATGTCGAGACGGCTCTGGCCATCGATGAACGCGCCCGCGCACTGACGCGCGAAGTTCTGGGCATGTAGCGCAGATTTGGGCCGGATCCGGTGCGGATGCGGCGAAATGGAGGCGGGTGATGGAAATTTTCGGTCTGGTGGTCGGTTCGGTCTGGGATCTCGTCTTCGGCTATCTGATTCCCTTCATCTTCGTGCTTGCCATCGTGATCTTCGTCCATGAGATGGGTCATTTTCTCGTCGGGCGCTGGTGCGGTGTGGGTGTCGACGCGTTCTCGATCGGCTTCGGGCCGGAAATGTTCGGCTGGACCGACCGGCAGGGAACGCGCTGGAAGGTCTCCGTCATTCCGCTGGGCGGCTACGTCAAGTTCACCGGCGATCTCAATGTCTCCAGTGCGCCGGATCCCGATGAACTCTCGCAGATGGACGAGGCGACCCGTTCCCGCAGCTTTCATCACAAATCCGTTGGTCGACGCGCCATGATCGTGGCGGCGGGGCCGGCGGCGAATTTCATCCTCGCGATCCTGATCTTTGCCGGGCTGGCCTATTTCAACGGCAAACAGGTGCTTGAACCGCGCGTCGAAGCGGTGGTGGAAGGCAGCGCGGCGGAGGCTGCGGGTTTTGAGCCCAATGATCTGATTTTGTCGATCGACGGGCGCGAGGTGGTCGGCTTCTCTGATCTGCAGCGCATCGTGAGTTCCTCGGCCGGCGATGATCTCGTCTTCGAGGTCGAGCGGGACGGAGAGATCGAGACCCTCCTCGTCACGCCGGTGCGCACCGAGCAGGAGACGGCTTTCGGGCGCCATCGCATCGGCATGATCGGGCTGCAGGCGGTCAACGATCCGCAGGCCGTGCGCCATGTCACGTACGGCCCGCTGCAGTCGCTCGGTCACGGAGTCTCGGAGACCTATT includes the following:
- the dxr gene encoding 1-deoxy-D-xylulose-5-phosphate reductoisomerase; this encodes MTRKLILLGATGSIGRSARDVIARHRDAFTVTAVVGGSDAPALAAAARETGARYAALADGAALPALREALAGSGIACGAGEGAVMEAVAYEADLVLAAIAGTAGLRPTAAAIRPGRAIALANKESLVSAGAAFMQAASRAGVAVLPVDSEHNALAQALGNGALDDVSAMTLTASGGPFRTWSREAIAAAGPQEASKHPNWSMGAKVTIDSATLMNKGLELIEAHHLFGLEAARLDVLVHPQSIVHGLVSWRDGAVTAGLAAPDMRVPIAHALAPPGMRLDTALPRLDLAAIAALSFEKPDLERFPCLGLAMAALADGGAHPTILNAANEIAVAAFIAGRLDFYGIAVSVEKVCSRMVASEREAPDNVETALAIDERARALTREVLGM
- the rseP gene encoding RIP metalloprotease RseP, which produces MEIFGLVVGSVWDLVFGYLIPFIFVLAIVIFVHEMGHFLVGRWCGVGVDAFSIGFGPEMFGWTDRQGTRWKVSVIPLGGYVKFTGDLNVSSAPDPDELSQMDEATRSRSFHHKSVGRRAMIVAAGPAANFILAILIFAGLAYFNGKQVLEPRVEAVVEGSAAEAAGFEPNDLILSIDGREVVGFSDLQRIVSSSAGDDLVFEVERDGEIETLLVTPVRTEQETAFGRHRIGMIGLQAVNDPQAVRHVTYGPLQSLGHGVSETYFVIDRTVDYLGKLVTGRESADQLSGPIRIAKVSGDVATLGGILGLVSLTALLSVSIGFINLFPVPMLDGGHLLFYAIEAARGRPLSDQAQEIGFRIGLALVLMLMLFVTWNDIINLSA